One Papaver somniferum cultivar HN1 chromosome 10, ASM357369v1, whole genome shotgun sequence genomic window carries:
- the LOC113315598 gene encoding sugar transport protein 12-like, with amino-acid sequence MRLQSVPLYLSEMAPYKYRGALNSCFQPVLIGVLVANFQTIIVTSSSDYSSSSSEEDSKISAAKARANADRAKKIINSMPLASDSDAEEEEPIWEPMERRSRPYPPHREIERLIEDERDEEDYWDAMYNDLEEEFPSSDSDSEKEFEEDSSEDDDDDESDDSDD; translated from the exons ATGCGTTTACAGTCTGTACCGCTATACCTTTCGGAGATGGCACCATATAAGTACAGAGGAGCCCTTAACAGTTGCTTTCAACCG GTTCTCATAGGTGTTCTCGTTGCAAATTTCCAAACT ATAATAGTAACTTCCAGCAGTGATTATTCTTCTAGCTCTTCTGAGGAGGATTCCAAGATCTCTGCTGCCAAAGCACGTGCCAATGCGGATCGTGCTAAGAAGATAATAAATAGCATGCCCCTTG CTTCAGACTCAGATGCCGAAGAAGAGGAACCTATATGGGAGCCGATGGAACGCAGAAGTAGGCCATATCCACCACACAGAGAAATTGAGCGATTAATTGAGGATGAACGTGATGAAGAAGATTACTGGGATGCAATGTATAACGATCTCGAGGAAGAATTCCCCAGTTCGGACAGTGATTCCGAGAAAGAGTTTGAAGAAGATTCTtcagaggatgatgatgatgatgaatcggATGACTCTGACGATTAG